Genomic window (Achromobacter sp. B7):
CCGCCAAGACCGATGACGCCAAGCAGAAGGTCGTGCAAGAAGCCGACGCCAAGATGGTGCAGCTGGTGCGCGCCGACGGCCTGACGGTGGAAGAATTCAACGGGATCGGCCAAGCCGTGCAACAGAATCCGCAGCTCAAGCAGCGGGTGATGAGCATGAGCAAAGGCGCGCCCAAGTAGGGCAACCAAAGCAGGGCAAGGCTGGACCGGGGATTGTCCAGCCTGCGCCACGCGTCCCTTGGGCGCGTGGCGCTTTTCATTGGCGCTTTTCCTTGACGTTTCCCGCACGGGCGCAAAGCAGTATCCTGGCAGCCGGTTTGCATTCGACCCACTCGGCAAGGAGCACGGCATCTTGACCCCGGACATCACCCTGTATGACCTGGCTGGCGCGGACGAGTCGCTGCGCTTCAGCCCGCACTGCTGGAAAACGCACATGGCGCTGGCGCACAAAGGCCTGTCGGCCAAGACCGTGCCCTGGCGTTTCACGGAAAAGGAAGCCATCGATTTTTCCGGCCAGAAGCTGGTGCCCGTGCTGGTGCACGGCGAACACGTGGTCAGCGATTCGTGGCGCATTGCCTGCTATCTGGAAGACACGTTCCCCGAGCGGCCCTCGCTATTTAACGGCGCGGGCGGGCGCGCGGTCAGCCTGTTTGCGAACGCCTGGGCCGACACCACCTTGGTGCCCGTGCTGGCGCGCTTGCTGCTGCCGGCCATCCACGGGCTGATCCACGAGAAAGACAAGGACTATTTCCGCGCCTCGCGCGAAAAGCGCTTTGGCCGTCTGGAAGACCTGCCGGCGGGTTACGACGAGCAGATCGGTGCGCTGCGCGCTGCGCTGCTGCCCTTGCGTCACACCTTGGCCCGGCAAGCTTTTCTGTCGGGCGAGCAGCACGGGTATGCCGACTACGCGGTCTTTGGCATGTTCATGTGGGCGCGCTGCACCAGCACGCTGGAACTGCTGGAGGCCGACGACCCGGTGTATGCCTGGCGCGAGCAGTTGCTGGACGCCTTCGACGGCCTGGCGCGCCGTGCGCCGGCCGTTGCTGGCTGATCGAGCTGATCGGTCGGGGCGGTTGGGACCGTCCCGACCGTTTGATTAGGTCTTCAGGCGATAACCCGTCTTGAAGATCCAGCGCACGCCGATCAGGCAGGCCAGCAGGAACACCAGCGTCATGCCCACGCTGACGCCGACGCTGACGTCCGACACGCCGTAGAACGCCCAGCGAAAGCCGCTGACCAGATAGACCACGGGGTTGAACAGCGTGGCGGTCTGCCAGAACGGCGGCAGCATCTTGATGGAATAGAAGGTGCCGCCCAGGAACGTCAACGGCGTGACGATCATCAGCGGAATGATTTGCAGCTTCTCGAACCCATCGGCCCAGACGCCGATGATGAAGCCGAACAGGCTGAACGTCACCGCCGTCAACACCAGAAAGCCCAGCATCCAGATGGGGTGCGCGATGTCGAACGACACGAACAGGCGCGCCGTGGCCAGCATGATCAGCCCCAGGATGATGGACTTGCTGGCGGCCGCCCCCACATACCCCATGACGATTTCCACGTACGAGATGGGCGCCGAATGGATTTCGTAGATGGTGCCGGAAAAGCGCGGCATATAGATGCCAAAGGACGCGTTGGCGATGCTTTGCGTCAGCAGCGACAGCATGATCATGCCCGGCACGATGAAGGCGCCGTAGCTGACCCCGTCGATCTCGACCATGTGCGAACCGATGGCGGACCCGAACACCACGAAATACAGCGACGTGGAGATCACGGGCGACAGCACGCTTTGCATCAGCGTGCGCCAGGCACGGGCCATTTCAAACAGGTAGATAGCGCGAATGGCGTAGAAGTTCATGATTGACCGTGTACCAGGCTGACAAAGATATCCTCAAGCGAGCTTTCCGATGAATTCAGGTCGGTGAATTCAATCTGAAGCCGGCTCAGGTCCTGCAGCAATTGCGAAATCTGCCCGCCGCCCTGGTTGTCGTAGGTGTAGACCAGTTGATAGCCATCGGCGGACAGGTCCAGCTGATAGGCGTCCAGCGCCGTCGGGATGCCGGGCAGCGGCGCCGTCAACGTCAGCGTCAGTTGGCGCTTGCCCAGCTTGGCCATCAGCGCGTTCTTTTCTTCCACCAGGATGATCTCGCCCTTGCGGATCACGCCGATGCGGTCGGCCATTTCCTGGGCTTCTTCGATGTAGTGCGTGGTCAGGATGATGGTGACGCCGCTTTCACGCAGGCGCCGCACCATTTCCCACATGCCACGGCGCAGCTCGACGTCCACGCCCGCCGTGGGCTCGTCCAGGAACAGGATGGCCGGCTCGTGCGACAAGGCCTTGGCGATCATCACGCGGCGCTTCATGCCGCCGGACAAGGCCATGATGCGGCTGTCCTTCTTGTCCCACAGCGACAGGTCGCGCAACACCTTTTCGATATAGGCCGGGTTGGCCGGCTTGCCGAACAGGC
Coding sequences:
- a CDS encoding ABC transporter permease: MNFYAIRAIYLFEMARAWRTLMQSVLSPVISTSLYFVVFGSAIGSHMVEIDGVSYGAFIVPGMIMLSLLTQSIANASFGIYMPRFSGTIYEIHSAPISYVEIVMGYVGAAASKSIILGLIMLATARLFVSFDIAHPIWMLGFLVLTAVTFSLFGFIIGVWADGFEKLQIIPLMIVTPLTFLGGTFYSIKMLPPFWQTATLFNPVVYLVSGFRWAFYGVSDVSVGVSVGMTLVFLLACLIGVRWIFKTGYRLKT
- a CDS encoding ABC transporter ATP-binding protein — encoded protein: MQPVISVQGLSKRYASGFQALKGVNLEIQRGEIFALLGPNGAGKTTLISIICGIVNPSDGRVLADGHDIVSDFRAARSKIGLVPQEISTDAFESVWNTVTFSRGLFGKPANPAYIEKVLRDLSLWDKKDSRIMALSGGMKRRVMIAKALSHEPAILFLDEPTAGVDVELRRGMWEMVRRLRESGVTIILTTHYIEEAQEMADRIGVIRKGEIILVEEKNALMAKLGKRQLTLTLTAPLPGIPTALDAYQLDLSADGYQLVYTYDNQGGGQISQLLQDLSRLQIEFTDLNSSESSLEDIFVSLVHGQS
- a CDS encoding glutathione S-transferase family protein gives rise to the protein MTPDITLYDLAGADESLRFSPHCWKTHMALAHKGLSAKTVPWRFTEKEAIDFSGQKLVPVLVHGEHVVSDSWRIACYLEDTFPERPSLFNGAGGRAVSLFANAWADTTLVPVLARLLLPAIHGLIHEKDKDYFRASREKRFGRLEDLPAGYDEQIGALRAALLPLRHTLARQAFLSGEQHGYADYAVFGMFMWARCTSTLELLEADDPVYAWREQLLDAFDGLARRAPAVAG